From Leptidea sinapis chromosome 3, ilLepSina1.1, whole genome shotgun sequence, a single genomic window includes:
- the LOC126979404 gene encoding uncharacterized protein LOC126979404: MIWNQYVLLVFLIYLQCALLKSHRSGSSDTENEIMDTVKQGEIVQLDIKRPTEQDTSFEEEEHDASREEEEKDVTSVQDIDNETSKVSENEYDETTNTPSPFSNEKDEATDSPSDNEDDVSSNIPSHNEDEETTDIPGSNEEANESEKKYLNSPCWITLDAYRFLYAMDKLDAKYDGVRKKLDAMATKSNFDDEMKSMIEKTKGAAERTSYKFRSQRGVIPAGINLGGYCMMRMPKNIMFFHRVKLRNDTFFRLNYIKNDLKNLVLHARLSLNDLHLYGSYDRTVTDSEPSNLFYVPTFGQAEILLKNVKFNMEGRYRLLQNRLHLVSVISEVNMEDILMTYRSKNTSTPAIQLQKKNLEGCLGRLKTDLNEWLKDYFNDYLMYFGLDAKTSYKDFQEYNIKKTTLMNTFTDQSINLIIRKLHQAKVGSVKLPKFTIYTVNGMQIHLRDGVLRGLDSMYRRSVATGTKDRNIYKVDADIGFSDVKVIYSYDALLSTGVPALSGNLILTADEVIAHMAVSMVKDPQTVDLKFLYLKQAKPEALTIEGPANRMLTHFKFLLERHIIAIMTNILVHNINMLDTVTRCVPIFAPYNDPEVIEHENLVVSSREAGRRRKD; the protein is encoded by the exons ATGATATGGAATCAGTATGTTCTGctggtttttttaatttatctgcAATGTGCTTTATTGAAATCGCATCGGAGTGGCAGTTCGGATACTG aaaatgaaataatGGACACTGTGAAACAAGGCGAAATTGTTCAATTAGATATTAAGCGTCCAACCGAACAAGATACGAGTTTTGAAGAAGAAGAACATGATGCGAGtcgtgaagaagaagaaaaggaTGTTACATCTGTACAAGATATAGATAACGAGACTTCTAAAGTGTCAGAAAATGAATATGATGAAACAACAAACACACCTTCACCTTTCTCCAATGAAAAGGATGAAGCCACTGATTCACCTTCAGATAATGAAGATGATGTATCTTCCAATATTCCTTCTCACAATGAAGATGAAGAGACCACAGATATACCTGGAAGTAATGAAGAGGCAAACGAAAGTGAAAAGAAATATCTAAATAGTCCGTGCTGGATTACTCTGGATGCATATAGATTTTTATATGCTATGGACAAACTTGATG caaAATACGATGGTGTTCGAAAGAAATTAGATGCAATGGCTACTAAGAGTAATTTTGACGATGAAATGAAATCG ATGATTGAAAAAACCAAAGGTGCAGCCGAACGAACTTCGTATAAATTTCGAAGCCAACGTGGCGTCATTCCGGCTGGTATCAATCTGGGCGGATACTGTATGATGAGAATGCCTAAAAATATCAT gTTCTTTCATCGTGTTAAACTACGTAACGATACCTTTTTCCGTTTAAACTATATTAAAAACGACCTGAAGAATCTGGTGCTGCACGCTCGATTGTCACTCAATGACCTCCATCTCTACGGCTCCTACGACAGAACTGTCACCGACTCGGAGCCCTCGAATCTCTTCTACGTGCCAACATTCGGTCAAGCTGA AATTCTTTTGAAAAATGTTAAGTTCAACATGGAAGGACGCTACCGCTTGCTTCAAAACCGACTTCATCTAGTGTCAGTGATCTCTGAAGTCAACATGGAAGATATTTTGATGACC TACCGTAGCAAAAATACTTCCACGCCTGCGATACAATTACAAAAGAAAAACTTAG AAGGGTGTCTAGGTCGACTAAAAACAGATTTGAATGAATGGCTCAAAGATTACTTCAATGACTACCTGATGTACTTTGGATTAGATGCTAAAACATCATACAAGGATTTTCA GGAGTACAACATTAAGAAAACTACATTAATGAACACGTTTACAGACCAGTCTATAAATTTGATAATACGTAAGCTGCACCAGGCCAAGGTTGGGTCAGTGAAATTGCCAAAGTTTACTATTTACACCGTCAACGGAATG cAAATTCACTTAAGGGACGGCGTTCTGCGAGGCTTGGACAGTATGTACCGACGCTCCGTCGCGACTGGCACTAAAGATAGAAACATTTACAAAGTTGATGCAGACATTGGTTTCAGCGATgtgaag GTGATTTATAGTTACGATGCCCTTCTCTCCACGGGTGTCCCGGCTCTGTCTGGAAACCTAATACTTACTGCTGATGAAGTAATAGCTCACATGGCCGTTTCTATGGTGAAAGATCCTCAAACTGTGGACTTAAAGTTCCTATATCTGAAACAAGCAAA ACCTGAAGCATTAACAATAGAAGGGCCAGCGAACCGGATGTTAAcacattttaaatttctactCGAGCGGCATATCATAGCAATTATGACAAATATCTtagttcataatattaatatgctgGATACAGTAACGCGGTGTG TTCCGATTTTTGCACCTTACAATGACCCTGAGGTAATTGAGCATGAAAACCTAGTCGTCAGTAGCAGGGAGGCAGGAAGACGGCGAAAAGATTAA